In bacterium, one genomic interval encodes:
- the uvrC gene encoding excinuclease ABC subunit UvrC: MEYALKELKERIGEIPDEAGCYIFKGRGKPIYVGKAKSLRKRLSQYLSGKRSGDPKAEAMLERATDVELVLTANETEALLLEMNLINKYRPKYNVSIRGFPHIKITKERFPRVFLTRERRDERTGRYVGPFTDAKAVRRTVALTNRAFGLRTCKYDLDRKLPRRPCLDYEIGICLGPCAGAVSQGDYAALLEKALKFISGRRAGVTRELERRMTAAAAALSFEEAAKWRDVVRGLNRAVADQYAVARKNTNADAVACEVRADKLYGVVLRVREGRLVDRVAVTTGAPAGDELEQFLLSHYGAGAEVPPKIAVARSFPGRSALAASLAEKRGGTVNVVVPRWGEYAHLVAVAAKNLEYFIEASELSKARRGELAAVFEELGAALALAEPPCRLEMVDVSNTGPKSIVGSLVVFDGGVPDKSAYRRYRVRTVTGQDDLAAIAEVAKRRFARIRSGDDRPPDILLVDGGPNQLVAAARAVGEARFEGQTVAAFAKDPDRLYVSGSREAAALSEAATLFLARVRDEAHRFAVEYHRKVRARAASRSILDDVAGIGPARKKALLRHFGSLEKIMAASADELARAPKMTTRAARALFDFLHGAREGEA, encoded by the coding sequence ATGGAGTACGCGCTTAAAGAGCTGAAAGAGAGGATAGGCGAAATCCCGGACGAGGCGGGTTGTTACATCTTCAAAGGCCGCGGTAAGCCGATATACGTAGGGAAGGCGAAGTCTTTGCGTAAGAGGTTGAGTCAATACCTTAGCGGCAAAAGGTCGGGCGACCCCAAGGCCGAGGCTATGTTGGAACGCGCTACCGACGTCGAGCTTGTGTTGACCGCCAACGAGACGGAAGCGCTTTTGCTGGAGATGAACCTCATAAATAAGTACCGGCCCAAGTACAACGTCAGCATCCGCGGCTTCCCGCATATAAAAATTACCAAAGAGAGATTCCCGCGCGTTTTCTTGACGCGGGAGCGGCGCGACGAGCGAACGGGTCGCTACGTCGGCCCTTTCACGGACGCGAAGGCCGTCAGGCGGACGGTGGCGTTGACCAACCGCGCCTTCGGCTTGCGGACCTGTAAGTACGACCTCGACCGCAAGCTGCCCCGCCGCCCGTGCCTCGACTACGAGATCGGCATCTGCCTCGGTCCGTGCGCCGGCGCCGTATCGCAGGGGGATTATGCGGCCTTACTCGAGAAGGCGTTAAAATTTATCTCAGGTCGGCGGGCCGGCGTTACGCGGGAACTCGAGCGGAGGATGACGGCCGCGGCGGCGGCCCTCTCGTTCGAGGAAGCCGCGAAATGGCGGGACGTAGTCCGCGGCCTGAACCGCGCCGTCGCCGACCAGTACGCCGTCGCCCGGAAGAATACGAACGCGGACGCCGTGGCCTGCGAGGTCAGGGCGGATAAATTGTACGGCGTCGTGTTGCGGGTTCGCGAGGGCCGGCTCGTGGACCGGGTGGCGGTAACGACCGGTGCGCCCGCCGGCGATGAGCTTGAGCAATTTTTACTAAGCCACTACGGCGCCGGTGCCGAGGTGCCGCCCAAAATAGCCGTAGCGCGAAGTTTCCCGGGGCGGAGCGCGCTGGCGGCGTCGCTGGCGGAGAAGAGGGGCGGGACGGTGAACGTCGTCGTCCCGCGGTGGGGGGAGTACGCTCACCTCGTCGCCGTCGCGGCCAAGAACTTGGAATATTTTATCGAGGCTTCCGAGTTGTCCAAGGCTCGCCGGGGCGAGCTGGCGGCGGTTTTCGAGGAATTGGGCGCGGCATTGGCGCTGGCGGAGCCGCCGTGTCGACTCGAGATGGTCGACGTATCGAATACCGGGCCGAAGTCGATAGTGGGGAGTTTGGTGGTCTTCGACGGCGGCGTACCGGATAAAAGCGCGTATCGGCGTTACCGTGTGCGGACGGTCACGGGCCAGGATGACCTGGCCGCCATCGCCGAAGTCGCGAAACGGCGCTTCGCGCGCATACGGAGCGGCGACGACAGGCCGCCGGACATCCTCCTGGTAGACGGGGGCCCTAACCAGCTGGTCGCGGCCGCCCGAGCGGTCGGCGAAGCGCGCTTCGAGGGGCAAACGGTTGCGGCCTTCGCCAAGGACCCGGACCGCCTTTACGTTTCCGGGAGCCGCGAGGCCGCGGCCTTAAGCGAGGCGGCGACCTTGTTCCTGGCGCGAGTGCGCGACGAGGCCCACCGCTTCGCCGTTGAATACCACAGGAAAGTACGCGCCCGGGCGGCATCCAGGTCCATACTCGACGACGTCGCGGGGATAGGGCCGGCGCGTAAGAAGGCGCTGCTTAGGCACTTCGGCTCGTTGGAGAAGATTATGGCGGCGTCCGCGGACGAGTTGGCGCGGGCGCCGAAAATGACGACGCGCGCGGCCCGAGCTCTCTTCGATTTTCTACACGGCGCGCGGGAAGGAGAAGCGTGA
- a CDS encoding glycosyltransferase family 2 protein, with the protein MGEGGREIARSSGEAPLVSVVVPCRNEEAFIAKAVGSVLANEWPGDRLEVLVVDGMSADGTRDIIKEIATRDARVRLVDNPDLFAGSAMKVGLAAARGDYVVRVDAHAEIPPQYVTTGVGILEHHPEIWAVGGPVDRVAAGEEGRLVAAVNSNIFATGNTPVRVGRAEGPVDAVLYPVWRRDVFDRVGDFDESLVRNQDDDFHYRIREAGGVIYQTQKMRAKYYVRGSVRQLLRQYNQYAFWKMAVAKKHGRFIDWKPLVPPAFFAALAITAAGGFVTPYLWLVSGALAAAYIIADVAASAAVAAKTGLRNFFKASAIFPVFHLRYALGIVAGIWCFYVRGFSPAETARRGIFNRLTR; encoded by the coding sequence GTGGGCGAAGGCGGAAGAGAGATAGCGCGGTCGAGCGGGGAAGCGCCGTTGGTTTCGGTCGTCGTCCCTTGTAGGAACGAGGAGGCTTTTATCGCGAAGGCCGTCGGGTCCGTCCTCGCAAACGAATGGCCGGGTGACCGGTTGGAAGTTCTTGTCGTCGACGGGATGAGCGCCGACGGTACGCGGGATATAATAAAGGAAATCGCAACCCGCGACGCTCGCGTAAGATTAGTCGATAATCCCGATTTATTCGCCGGTAGCGCGATGAAGGTCGGGTTGGCGGCTGCGCGCGGCGACTACGTCGTACGCGTCGACGCCCACGCCGAAATCCCGCCCCAGTACGTCACGACGGGCGTGGGAATCCTTGAGCACCACCCCGAGATATGGGCCGTGGGCGGGCCGGTCGACCGGGTCGCCGCCGGCGAGGAAGGCCGGCTGGTAGCGGCGGTTAATAGCAATATATTCGCGACCGGGAATACGCCGGTTCGCGTAGGCCGCGCCGAGGGGCCGGTCGACGCCGTCTTATATCCCGTATGGCGGCGGGACGTTTTCGACCGGGTGGGGGATTTCGACGAGTCGCTGGTACGCAACCAGGACGACGACTTCCACTATCGCATCCGCGAGGCGGGGGGCGTAATTTACCAAACGCAAAAAATGAGGGCGAAGTACTACGTTCGCGGTTCGGTTCGGCAGCTTTTGCGGCAGTACAACCAATATGCTTTTTGGAAAATGGCCGTGGCGAAGAAGCACGGCCGCTTTATCGATTGGAAGCCGCTCGTGCCGCCGGCGTTCTTTGCGGCTTTAGCCATAACGGCAGCGGGGGGATTCGTTACGCCGTACCTTTGGCTTGTGAGCGGGGCGTTGGCGGCGGCATATATAATAGCGGACGTGGCGGCGTCGGCCGCCGTGGCTGCCAAGACCGGCTTGCGGAATTTTTTCAAGGCTTCGGCGATTTTCCCTGTTTTTCACCTGAGGTACGCGCTGGGGATCGTTGCCGGGATATGGTGCTTTTACGTACGCGGTTTTTCGCCCGCGGAAACCGCGCGGCGCGGTATCTTTAACCGGCTGACGCGTTGA
- a CDS encoding transketolase C-terminal domain-containing protein → MGGIREDAHLVDYRKGVDMVPSRDGYGHGLLWLCEHDDRVVVCDADLAKSTRTVWVRDKFPEKFVDFGIAEQDMLAEAGGMSRTGLVPFVTTYGIFVAGRAWDQIRTSICYGGLNVKIGGAHGGISVGPDGPTHQSLEEIPLMRVLPGMTLIVPTDAIEAQKATIWAASHEGPVYLRFGREGVPVITTEETPFTVGRAEVYRDGGDVAIVACGPLVYEALAAADKLEKEGVDARVINCHTVKPLDVDTLLTAAKECGAIVTAEEAQVYGGLGGAVAEVISQRHPVPMRIVGIEDVFGESGSPRELLDRYGMNSGNIVAKVKEVLEMKK, encoded by the coding sequence ATGGGCGGCATACGCGAAGATGCACATTTAGTTGATTACCGTAAGGGCGTCGACATGGTGCCGAGCCGCGACGGCTACGGCCACGGCCTGTTGTGGCTGTGCGAGCACGACGACCGCGTCGTGGTGTGCGACGCCGATTTGGCGAAATCCACCCGGACCGTCTGGGTGCGCGATAAATTCCCCGAGAAATTTGTCGATTTCGGCATCGCCGAGCAGGATATGCTGGCGGAGGCGGGCGGCATGTCGCGGACGGGCCTGGTGCCGTTCGTGACCACGTACGGGATCTTCGTTGCCGGCCGGGCGTGGGACCAGATCCGCACGTCGATCTGCTACGGCGGCTTGAACGTTAAGATCGGCGGGGCGCACGGCGGCATATCGGTGGGGCCTGACGGGCCGACGCACCAATCGCTGGAGGAAATACCGCTGATGCGGGTCCTGCCCGGTATGACGTTAATCGTACCGACGGACGCTATTGAGGCGCAGAAGGCGACGATATGGGCCGCTTCGCATGAGGGGCCGGTATACTTGCGTTTCGGCCGCGAGGGGGTGCCGGTCATCACGACGGAGGAGACGCCCTTTACGGTGGGCCGGGCGGAGGTCTATCGCGACGGCGGCGACGTCGCCATCGTGGCCTGCGGGCCGCTGGTCTACGAGGCGTTGGCGGCCGCCGATAAGCTCGAGAAGGAGGGCGTCGACGCCCGCGTCATAAATTGCCACACCGTGAAACCTCTCGACGTCGATACGCTGCTTACGGCCGCGAAGGAGTGCGGGGCCATCGTAACCGCCGAGGAGGCGCAGGTCTACGGCGGCCTGGGTGGCGCCGTCGCGGAGGTTATTTCCCAACGTCACCCGGTGCCGATGCGAATCGTCGGCATCGAGGACGTGTTCGGCGAATCGGGCAGCCCGCGCGAGTTGCTCGACCGGTACGGCATGAACTCGGGCAATATCGTGGCCAAGGTCAAAGAAGTCCTCGAGATGAAGAAATAA
- a CDS encoding transketolase, with the protein MVEIKELEETSRKIRRDIMVMLAEAGSGHSGGSLSAVEVLVSLYWDILKHDPENPDWEERDWFVLSKGHACPVLYAVMAARGYFPRKTLWTLRKLDSILQGHPHRLKTPGVEFSTGSLGQGLSLAAGAAMGLKRQGMPNSVFVLTGDGEQNEGSIWEAGMTAAHYRLDNLCAICDRNYLMIDGNTEEVMGLDPLPEKWRAFNWQVIEIDGHDLRQVTYAYQRFLLEKNRPTMVIANTIKGKGVSFMENLADWHGASPKKGEQVQQALADLGFKAPWEEYKKHDFDWVG; encoded by the coding sequence ATGGTCGAAATAAAAGAGCTTGAAGAGACAAGCCGCAAGATCCGGCGCGACATAATGGTCATGCTCGCCGAGGCGGGTTCGGGCCATTCCGGCGGGTCGCTCTCGGCGGTCGAGGTCCTGGTCTCGCTCTACTGGGACATCCTGAAGCACGACCCGGAAAACCCGGATTGGGAAGAGCGCGACTGGTTCGTACTGTCCAAGGGCCACGCGTGTCCGGTTTTGTACGCCGTAATGGCCGCCCGGGGGTACTTCCCGCGGAAGACGCTGTGGACGCTGCGTAAGTTGGATTCCATACTACAGGGGCACCCGCACCGCCTGAAAACTCCCGGCGTCGAATTTTCGACCGGGTCGCTAGGGCAGGGTCTTTCGCTCGCCGCCGGCGCGGCTATGGGCCTTAAGCGCCAGGGTATGCCCAACAGCGTTTTCGTCCTGACGGGCGACGGCGAACAGAACGAAGGCTCGATATGGGAGGCCGGCATGACGGCGGCCCACTACCGCCTCGATAACCTGTGCGCCATCTGCGACCGCAACTACCTGATGATCGACGGCAATACCGAGGAGGTTATGGGCCTCGACCCGCTTCCGGAAAAATGGCGGGCGTTCAACTGGCAAGTGATCGAAATTGACGGCCACGACCTCCGGCAGGTGACGTACGCCTACCAACGGTTCCTCCTGGAGAAGAATCGCCCCACTATGGTCATCGCCAATACCATTAAAGGCAAGGGCGTTTCGTTCATGGAGAACCTGGCCGATTGGCACGGGGCGTCGCCGAAGAAGGGCGAGCAGGTGCAGCAAGCGCTCGCCGACCTCGGTTTTAAGGCGCCTTGGGAAGAATACAAGAAGCACGATTTCGATTGGGTTGGCTAG
- a CDS encoding PQQ-binding-like beta-propeller repeat protein — protein MIVAATALRYNRGVEILTTTALLLWSFKAGAPADAPPLVAEGRVYYAAADKKLYALRLEDGEKLWSRRFKAPLPEGPVFEGGVVYLYVPYPEGRIYAVRAADGKNVWRERAGPGVVKAAVGERALAVGYGQAVVFYDRLSGAEEGRVQFDERVVGAAYADGGAFLVWTGGGYVAACKPGVSEPIWVLRAAAGGVYVSAAAGRAYAAAASGELAAYDLLTGDEYWRAEFDEPLAGPAVAGGDVLFVPGRRTVFACDGLTGEVLWTFEPGGNVVGVAAHRGRAVVACEDGRVYAATAEGGEELFKLEDYAATAPAVSANSILVADGKKRLWCFKLE, from the coding sequence GTGATTGTAGCGGCGACGGCTTTACGTTATAATCGCGGCGTGGAAATTTTAACTACTACAGCTCTACTGTTATGGTCTTTTAAAGCCGGCGCGCCGGCGGACGCGCCGCCCCTGGTAGCGGAGGGCCGCGTATATTACGCCGCCGCGGACAAGAAGCTCTACGCGTTGCGTTTGGAGGACGGCGAAAAGCTTTGGTCGCGCCGTTTTAAAGCGCCGTTGCCCGAGGGGCCCGTTTTCGAGGGCGGCGTCGTTTACTTGTACGTCCCGTACCCTGAAGGCCGGATTTACGCCGTGCGCGCCGCGGACGGTAAAAACGTCTGGCGGGAACGGGCCGGCCCGGGCGTGGTAAAGGCCGCGGTAGGCGAACGCGCCCTCGCCGTAGGTTACGGCCAGGCCGTCGTTTTTTACGACCGTTTGTCGGGCGCGGAGGAGGGTAGGGTGCAATTCGACGAGCGCGTCGTGGGCGCGGCGTACGCCGACGGCGGGGCGTTTTTAGTTTGGACCGGGGGCGGTTACGTAGCGGCGTGTAAGCCCGGTGTGAGTGAACCCATATGGGTCTTACGGGCCGCCGCGGGCGGCGTTTACGTCAGCGCGGCCGCCGGGCGGGCGTACGCGGCCGCGGCCTCGGGCGAACTGGCCGCGTACGATTTGCTCACCGGCGACGAATATTGGCGTGCCGAGTTCGACGAACCTTTGGCCGGGCCGGCGGTCGCCGGCGGCGACGTATTATTCGTTCCCGGCCGGCGTACGGTCTTTGCCTGTGACGGCCTAACGGGGGAGGTCCTTTGGACCTTTGAGCCGGGGGGCAACGTAGTGGGCGTTGCCGCTCATCGCGGGCGGGCCGTCGTGGCTTGCGAGGACGGCCGGGTGTACGCCGCGACGGCGGAGGGGGGGGAGGAACTATTTAAGTTGGAAGATTATGCGGCTACTGCGCCGGCGGTCTCGGCGAATTCGATTTTAGTCGCTGACGGTAAAAAACGTTTATGGTGCTTCAAATTAGAGTAA
- a CDS encoding cyclic nucleotide-binding domain-containing protein: MEDNDKIKNIEIFKYLSPEDSQRVLSDTTEVRLKNGETVFEAGSAGNEMYIIKSGRIKVYRVFDDNEIAFAEFGTGDCFGEMSLIDEYPRSASATALEDCVLLALPRATFKIIVERDPSLGVKLLLAVAEVFSKRMRKTDKLLETYHLVNKALITNEEFRQLYTAIHS; this comes from the coding sequence ATGGAAGATAACGACAAGATAAAAAATATCGAGATATTCAAGTATCTCTCGCCCGAAGATTCGCAACGGGTGTTAAGTGATACAACGGAAGTCCGATTGAAAAACGGCGAAACCGTCTTCGAGGCGGGGAGCGCCGGCAACGAAATGTACATAATTAAAAGCGGCCGGATAAAAGTATACCGCGTCTTCGACGACAATGAAATAGCTTTCGCTGAATTCGGTACCGGTGATTGCTTCGGCGAAATGTCGCTCATCGACGAGTATCCGCGTTCCGCGTCCGCCACCGCCTTGGAAGATTGCGTCCTACTGGCCCTACCCCGGGCAACGTTCAAAATAATCGTCGAAAGGGACCCGTCGTTAGGGGTAAAACTACTGCTGGCCGTGGCCGAAGTATTTTCCAAGAGAATGCGCAAGACCGATAAACTACTGGAGACGTACCACCTCGTGAATAAAGCGCTGATAACCAACGAAGAGTTCCGGCAACTCTACACGGCGATTCACTCGTAA
- a CDS encoding HU family DNA-binding protein — MTKKEIAAKVALRTGITHKRAVAVIDQLLAEIKSALAAGEKTEIRGFGVFKVRRTKRKVARDLSTNTEIVIAPTRRVKFIPGKQMKEKLNRRPAAAE; from the coding sequence ATGACGAAAAAAGAAATCGCCGCTAAAGTAGCGCTCCGCACGGGCATAACGCACAAGCGCGCCGTCGCGGTCATCGACCAGCTACTAGCCGAGATAAAATCGGCGCTGGCCGCGGGAGAAAAAACGGAGATACGCGGCTTCGGCGTGTTTAAAGTCCGCCGTACCAAAAGGAAAGTAGCGCGCGACCTGAGCACCAATACCGAAATCGTAATCGCCCCCACCCGCCGCGTAAAATTTATACCCGGGAAGCAGATGAAAGAAAAACTGAACCGGAGGCCGGCCGCCGCTGAATAG
- the pckA gene encoding phosphoenolpyruvate carboxykinase (ATP), producing MADDYGLSSLGLKTDKSIYRNLSAPVLAEMALCRGEGQLAGNGALFVRTPDRTGRSPNDKFMVRDPATEKDIWWGKVNVEMEPETFDKLYTKVAAHLSQRDLFVFDGFVGADPTYSYGVRIVTEKAWHSLFARTLFRRPTPQQLATHKADFTVVNACDFHADPEADGVRSYVVVAVDLRKNIILITGTHYGGEIKKSIFTIMNYLLPARDVCPMHCSCNVGADGDAALFFGLSGTGKTTLSADPKRRLVGDDETGWSDDGCFNFEGGCYAKVIRLSAKDEPQIYNAIRFGSLLENVIVDPETRAIDYDDGSITENTRATYPVEYIPNCITEGIAGQPRNVFFLAADAFGVLPPISKLTPEMAMYHYLSGYTAKLAGTEAGIDEPQATFSAAFGAPFLPRHPTVYATLIGKRIAKHKTNCWLVNTGWSGGPYGVGDRMAIGVTRGLLSAAIEGVLEKQEFVPDPLFQVLVPKECPGVPTEVLWPKNTWKDKAAYDAKALELAKRFADNFKQFEDMASDDVKAAGPKV from the coding sequence ATGGCCGACGATTATGGCCTAAGCAGTTTAGGACTCAAGACTGATAAAAGCATATACCGTAATCTATCGGCGCCGGTTTTGGCGGAGATGGCGCTTTGCCGCGGGGAAGGGCAATTGGCCGGCAACGGCGCGTTGTTTGTGCGGACCCCGGACCGTACCGGTCGGTCCCCCAACGATAAGTTTATGGTGCGGGACCCGGCCACCGAAAAGGATATTTGGTGGGGTAAAGTCAACGTCGAAATGGAACCGGAGACGTTCGACAAACTGTATACGAAAGTTGCGGCGCACCTTTCCCAAAGGGACCTGTTCGTATTCGACGGTTTCGTCGGCGCCGACCCTACGTATTCTTACGGCGTGCGGATCGTGACCGAGAAGGCGTGGCATTCGCTTTTCGCCCGAACCCTTTTTCGCCGGCCCACGCCGCAACAATTGGCGACCCATAAAGCGGATTTTACGGTGGTGAACGCCTGCGATTTCCACGCCGACCCGGAGGCGGACGGCGTTCGCTCGTACGTCGTCGTAGCGGTAGATTTAAGGAAGAACATCATCCTCATAACCGGCACTCATTACGGCGGCGAAATAAAAAAGAGTATTTTCACGATAATGAATTACCTTTTGCCGGCCCGCGACGTATGCCCCATGCACTGCTCGTGCAACGTCGGCGCGGACGGCGACGCGGCTTTATTCTTCGGCCTTTCCGGGACGGGGAAGACGACTCTCTCCGCCGACCCCAAGCGGCGACTCGTAGGCGACGACGAGACCGGCTGGAGCGACGACGGGTGTTTCAACTTCGAGGGCGGTTGCTACGCGAAGGTTATCCGCCTTTCGGCGAAAGACGAGCCGCAGATATATAACGCCATCAGGTTCGGCTCGCTTCTGGAGAACGTTATCGTCGACCCGGAGACGCGGGCCATCGATTACGACGACGGCAGTATTACCGAGAATACCCGGGCGACGTATCCGGTGGAATATATCCCCAACTGCATAACGGAGGGCATCGCCGGGCAACCGCGGAACGTCTTCTTCCTCGCCGCCGACGCCTTCGGCGTCCTGCCCCCCATATCCAAGCTTACGCCCGAGATGGCGATGTACCATTACCTCTCGGGCTACACGGCGAAGCTCGCCGGCACCGAGGCCGGTATCGACGAGCCGCAGGCTACGTTCAGCGCCGCGTTCGGCGCTCCCTTCCTGCCTCGTCACCCCACGGTATACGCGACGCTGATAGGCAAACGCATCGCGAAGCACAAGACGAATTGCTGGCTCGTTAATACCGGATGGAGCGGCGGCCCGTACGGCGTCGGCGACCGTATGGCTATCGGCGTTACGCGGGGCCTGTTGTCCGCGGCCATCGAGGGCGTTCTGGAGAAGCAAGAGTTCGTGCCGGACCCCCTGTTCCAGGTCCTGGTTCCGAAGGAGTGCCCGGGCGTTCCCACGGAGGTATTGTGGCCTAAAAATACGTGGAAGGACAAAGCCGCGTACGATGCCAAAGCCCTCGAGCTCGCGAAGCGCTTCGCCGACAATTTCAAGCAATTCGAGGATATGGCGAGCGACGACGTGAAGGCCGCGGGCCCGAAGGTTTAG
- a CDS encoding glycosyltransferase family 39 protein → MRKYLWLVVAVVAAGPFLALNAVVPHIYRNMVGALLPKMWHLLLFGALWLAAYFAGKAVLKLLRYPPEIPPELAIAAGAVVFSLAAFGLAAVHLAYGFIVKAVVIAVLVLGFYPWARRLRAAPTRARRWLAELEPGPAAWIFFAGLLAFPLALAAVQPPLYWDALTYHLAVPEKYAAAHGFIYLPYNTYSSMPLGATMFYLWGMLWDGLTCANASYFAASLVVVALVYRLARFWLPQFYAAAAAFLVFFTPVFFVVMPGAHVDHFLMLYVVAALYAYFLPGLAGDARPPRRALAVGIFLGAALAVKYTSIYVLGAFTPILIYDLVRRRLRWRDAAVILAVGFAFVVPWLVKAYVERGSPLFPLFYDVLGGRDFSRVQAEHLVLWQHGMGAGRSWCDYLLLPYRISVRADFDYGYFAGLYLPYLLPLAAVAALAFRRAGRLVAFAWAFVACWSLGPQQLRFLDGGLAALAVVAAGSLAAVERAWGAAARGVWRAGVVVLIIFTGLAYNVGGVLHTLEGFDYLAGESRERFLETKCGFYLAQKFINEKTPPDAKVLMIFTNHTLYLEREAVYDSFFETSAFLLAAEKGADAAGLYELARRWGITHVHIFHMFEKKAWPYYSKHTKNAFYEFIEKYNKSVYRDPLNDVYELSAAE, encoded by the coding sequence GTGAGGAAGTACTTGTGGCTCGTCGTGGCGGTTGTCGCGGCCGGCCCGTTCCTGGCGTTAAACGCCGTCGTGCCCCACATTTACCGCAATATGGTCGGTGCGCTGTTGCCGAAGATGTGGCACCTGCTTCTCTTCGGCGCGCTGTGGCTCGCCGCGTACTTCGCCGGCAAAGCGGTATTGAAATTATTGCGCTATCCTCCCGAAATCCCGCCCGAGTTGGCGATAGCGGCCGGCGCGGTCGTTTTCAGCCTGGCGGCCTTCGGCCTCGCGGCGGTCCATCTGGCGTACGGTTTTATAGTCAAAGCGGTTGTAATCGCGGTCCTGGTGCTCGGCTTCTATCCGTGGGCGCGGCGTCTTCGGGCCGCGCCGACGCGCGCCCGGCGTTGGCTTGCGGAGCTCGAGCCGGGGCCGGCGGCCTGGATATTCTTCGCCGGCTTGCTGGCGTTTCCGCTCGCCCTGGCCGCGGTGCAGCCGCCGTTGTACTGGGACGCGCTCACGTACCACCTGGCCGTGCCCGAAAAGTACGCGGCGGCGCACGGCTTTATCTATCTCCCGTACAACACCTATTCGTCGATGCCGTTGGGAGCGACGATGTTTTACCTGTGGGGGATGTTGTGGGACGGGTTGACGTGCGCTAATGCCTCGTACTTCGCCGCGTCGCTGGTCGTCGTCGCCCTCGTATACCGGCTCGCGCGGTTCTGGCTGCCGCAGTTTTACGCCGCGGCGGCGGCGTTCCTGGTGTTCTTTACGCCCGTATTCTTCGTCGTTATGCCCGGGGCGCACGTGGACCATTTTCTGATGTTGTACGTCGTCGCCGCGCTGTACGCGTACTTCTTGCCGGGGCTCGCCGGCGACGCGAGGCCGCCGCGGCGTGCTTTGGCGGTCGGGATATTTTTGGGCGCGGCGCTCGCGGTCAAGTATACGTCGATTTACGTTCTGGGCGCGTTTACGCCGATTTTAATTTATGACCTCGTCCGCCGGCGCCTCCGGTGGCGCGACGCCGCGGTCATACTGGCGGTCGGGTTTGCGTTCGTCGTGCCGTGGCTCGTCAAAGCGTACGTCGAGAGGGGGAGCCCTCTGTTTCCGCTTTTTTACGATGTTCTGGGAGGCCGCGATTTCTCGCGGGTGCAGGCGGAACACCTCGTCTTGTGGCAGCACGGCATGGGGGCCGGCAGGAGCTGGTGCGACTACCTGCTGCTGCCGTACCGGATCTCGGTTAGGGCGGATTTCGATTACGGATATTTCGCCGGCCTGTATTTGCCGTACCTTTTGCCGCTGGCCGCGGTGGCGGCGTTGGCGTTCCGGCGCGCGGGCCGGCTCGTCGCGTTCGCGTGGGCGTTCGTGGCGTGTTGGTCGTTGGGGCCGCAGCAGCTTCGCTTTTTAGACGGCGGCCTCGCCGCGCTGGCCGTCGTCGCCGCCGGCTCGTTAGCGGCCGTCGAACGGGCGTGGGGCGCGGCCGCCCGGGGCGTGTGGCGCGCGGGCGTCGTCGTCCTTATAATATTTACCGGTTTGGCGTACAACGTGGGCGGCGTCTTACATACGCTGGAGGGGTTCGACTACCTCGCGGGGGAAAGTCGGGAACGGTTCTTGGAAACCAAGTGCGGCTTCTACCTCGCGCAAAAGTTTATTAACGAGAAAACGCCGCCGGATGCCAAGGTCCTGATGATATTTACGAACCACACCCTATACCTCGAGCGAGAGGCCGTGTACGATTCTTTCTTTGAAACCTCGGCGTTTTTATTGGCGGCGGAGAAAGGCGCCGACGCCGCGGGGCTTTACGAGCTCGCTCGTCGGTGGGGTATAACGCACGTACACATCTTCCATATGTTCGAGAAGAAGGCTTGGCCTTACTACAGCAAACATACCAAGAACGCCTTCTACGAGTTCATCGAAAAATACAATAAATCTGTATACCGGGACCCGCTGAACGACGTGTACGAACTATCCGCGGCGGAATAA